In the genome of Moorena sp. SIOASIH, the window ACCGAGGCTGGGTAAGCGGCGAGACAGCAAAACAAGTTTCTGTTAGTGATATCAACTGGAAACGAATCGGACAATTTACCGCCCGAAAAGTCCGACTCCTAAAACGTTCAACGGGCTTACTTGTAAACTACTAATTGGAGGCGCGGCTTTCCTCCCCACCCTATAGAGGGATGGGGAGGAAAGCCGCGAAGAACTGATGAAAATTGCGATCTTATCCCTAGATGCTACCTTATATTCTACCCGACGCTTGAAGGATGCTGGGGACAAGCGGGGTCATGAAATGCGGGTGATTGACTATATGCGCTGTTACATGAATATTACAGCTCACAAGCCGATGGTAATGTATCAGGGCAAACCCTTAGAAAACTTTGATGCCATTATTCCCCGGATCGGGGCATCAAAGACCTTCTATGGCACCGCTGTTGTACGGCAGTTTGAAGTGATGGGTGTTTTTACTGCTAATCCAACTCAGGCAATTTCCCGCTCTCGTGATAAGCTACGCTCTCTTCAGATCCTTTCTCGTGAAGGTATTGGTTTGCCCGTAACTGGCTTTGCCCATTCCACCCAAGATATTGACGGTTTAATCGAGATGGTAGGTGGTGCTCCTTTGGTGATTAAACTATTGGAGGGTACCCAAGGCATTGGGGTGGTACTGGCAGAAACTCATCAAGCTGCTACGTCCGTCATTGAAGCCTTTCGCGGTTTAGAAGCCAATATTTTAGTCCAAGAATTTATCAAAGAAGCAGGGGGTATGGATATTCGTTGCCTTGTGATTGATAGTAAAATAGTAGCATCAATGAAGCGACAGGGAGCAGAAGGGGAATTTCGCTCGAACTTACACCGAGGGGGAACAGCAGAAAAAATCAAGTTAACCCCTGAAGAGCGTAGCACAGCAATTCGTGCTGCTAAAGCCATGGGATTACGCATAGCTGGGGTAGACATGGTACGCTCCAATCATGGTCCGGTAGTTTTGGAAGTGAATTCTTCACCAGGACTAGAAGGAATTGAAAAGGCGACTGAGGTGGATGTGGCGGGGAAGATTATTGAATTTTTGGAAAAAAGTGCTGCAAATGAGAAAAAAGGTACACCTCGCAGTGGAGCTGTTCGCGATCGCATAAAGTATTAAATTGTGATTCAATTGTGATTAAAATTTCAGCAAGCCCTTACAGATAAAGACCCATCCCGTAGAGATAGTATAGCAATTTCATTTATTCAGACTACAGATAATGAGATGATCAGATCATGAAGTGATGGAGTGATGGGGTGATCAAGTGATGGGATGACGGGGTGTGGTGGGAAAAAGTATAGTACATATTAAAAGTACACGGATGTAGTAAATGGCAAGCAAGGAACATCTCACTCGACTCAAGCAAGGGGTAAGGATATGGAATGATTGGAGAGCCAACAATTCTCGGCTCAAGCTGGATCTCAGCGCAGCAGATCTTAGTAATCTTGACCTCAGCCATGCCAACCTCAGAGATGCCTACCTCAGTGGGGCAAACTTTAAGGGGGCAAACCTCAGAGGAGCGGATCTCAGTAACGCAACACTAATTCGGGCCAACTTTTCTGAGGCAGACCTGAGGGAGGCTAACTTCAGCGGCGCAAGTCTGAGTCGAACTAACTTTAGCACTGCTAACCTCTCTGAGGCAGACTTCAGCTGGTCAAGTCTCGGTCGGTCAAGCCTAGTCAAAGCATGTCTTGAGGGTGCTAATCTTAGACAAGCCTACTTAGAGGAAGCCGATCTCAGTGGGGCTAACTTCAGCGGAGCCAACCTCACCGGGACTAACCTTGTTAAAGCTCAAGCACTGAGTACCAATTTTAACCGGGCAATATTAACCGGAGCTTGTCTGGAAAATTGGACTATCAACAGTGCTACCCAATTTGAGGAAATAGCTTGTGACTATATTTATCTAAATTTTCCTGAGCGGGAACGCCGCCCGAGTAGTGGTGAATTTGCCCC includes:
- a CDS encoding pentapeptide repeat-containing protein yields the protein MASKEHLTRLKQGVRIWNDWRANNSRLKLDLSAADLSNLDLSHANLRDAYLSGANFKGANLRGADLSNATLIRANFSEADLREANFSGASLSRTNFSTANLSEADFSWSSLGRSSLVKACLEGANLRQAYLEEADLSGANFSGANLTGTNLVKAQALSTNFNRAILTGACLENWTINSATQFEEIACDYIYLNFPERERRPSSGEFAPGEFIKLFQKVSDSIELVFDRGVDWLGFAYSFKNLEVEQENAKLVIQSIENKGNGVVIVRVKISPDADQAKVHNDLMQGYEFAHNVFEKKSEGELITKDQKNMQTSREINCLFDLVNQLPIIAKVMAQNS
- the rimK gene encoding 30S ribosomal protein S6--L-glutamate ligase; translation: MKIAILSLDATLYSTRRLKDAGDKRGHEMRVIDYMRCYMNITAHKPMVMYQGKPLENFDAIIPRIGASKTFYGTAVVRQFEVMGVFTANPTQAISRSRDKLRSLQILSREGIGLPVTGFAHSTQDIDGLIEMVGGAPLVIKLLEGTQGIGVVLAETHQAATSVIEAFRGLEANILVQEFIKEAGGMDIRCLVIDSKIVASMKRQGAEGEFRSNLHRGGTAEKIKLTPEERSTAIRAAKAMGLRIAGVDMVRSNHGPVVLEVNSSPGLEGIEKATEVDVAGKIIEFLEKSAANEKKGTPRSGAVRDRIKY